A single Xiphias gladius isolate SHS-SW01 ecotype Sanya breed wild chromosome 22, ASM1685928v1, whole genome shotgun sequence DNA region contains:
- the znf384b gene encoding zinc finger protein 384b isoform X3, protein MMEDSHFNSSYFWSPVPTMPGQIENAMFLNKVKEQQEKSASFSPSSASHYQTALLTIPTPGAKTDGGGQVGSAAHLHPPHSTQNITVLPVPSTGIMTAAGLVITTPQGTLVSPTSSQSFVSGHPATTMIVSALHSPDKKEGDGTSHLVVMPAPSKRGRKKKTAMSRVGPVGGPGNETLILAHLTAGGQVASLQHHSGDPYDLSNEEEDHGPKDSTKTYRCRMCAATFFSKSDMQIHSKSHTEAKPHKCPHCAKSFANSSYLAQHIRIHSGAKPYTCSYCQKSFRQLSHLQQHTRNHTESKPHKCPHCTKSFANSSYLAQHVRIHTGVKPYTCSYCQKCFRQLSHLQQHNRIHTGDRPYKCTHPGCEKSFTQLSNLQSHRRQHNKDKPYKCTNCNKGYIDAASLEVHMSTHTVKHARIYSCGLCNRTYTSETYLVKHMEKHNPDQLAAPAVVVAQPGQQNQNQSQAQGQVGAQSRVESTDGGSSRPGGVGSGRLGVGQQGQSQSNYPQTENISCPFDLHQYKTVSASDIQYKPVNVADITSHKDLCLTVSASTIQVEHLNS, encoded by the exons ATGATGGAAGATTCTCATTTCAATTCATCATATTTTTGGTCTCCTGTACCCACTATGCCAGGACAG ATTGAGAATGCCATGTTCCTGAACAAGGTGAAAGAGCAACAGGAAAAGAGtgcttccttctctccttcctctgcatCCCACTACCAAACAGCTCTTCTCACCATCCCCACTCCTGGGGCCAAGACAGATGGAGGAGGGCAGGTTGGTAGTGCGGCCCACCTCCACCCTCCTCACAGCACCCAGAACATCACGGTGCTCCCTGTCCCCTCCACAGGCATCATGACAGCAG CGGGTCTGGTCATCACAACTCCTCAGGGAACACTAGtttctcccacctcctctcAGTCGTTTGTCTCTGGTCATCCGGCAACAACCATGATTGTTTCAGCACTCCACTCCCCAG ACAAAAAAGAAGGGGATGGGACGTCCCACCTTGTCGTGATGCCAGCGCCCTCGAAACGAGgcagaaagaagaagacagcAATGTCCCGGGTCGGTCCGGTGGGTGGACCAGGAAATGAAACGCTCATACTGGCTCATCTGACAGCTGGCGGCCAG gTGGCATCTTTGCAGCATCACAGTGGAGACCCCTATGACCTGTCTAATGAAGAGGAAGACCATGGCCCAAAAGATAGCACTAAGACATACAG GTGCCGGATGTGTGCGGCGACCTTCTTCAGTAAGTCTGATATGCAGATCCACTCCAAGTCGCACACAGAGGCCAAACCTCACAAGTGTCCTCACTGCGCCAAGTCATTCGCCAACTCCAGCTACCTGGCCCAGCACATCCGCATCCACAGCGGGGCCAAGCCTTACACCTGCTCCTACTGCCAGAAATCTTTCAGGCAGCTCAGTCACTTACAGCAGCACACACG AAATCATACAGAGTCAAAGCCTCACAAGTGTCCCCATTGTACCAAGTCATTTGCCAACTCTAGCTACTTGGCCCAGCATGTCCGCATCCACACCGGAGTGAAACCCTACACCTGTTCCTACTGCCAAAAGTGCTTCAGACAGCTCAGTCACCTTCAGCAACACAACAG GATTCACACCGGAGATCGGCCATACAAGTGCACCCATCCAGGCTGTGAGAAATCTTTCACGCAACTTTCAAATTTACAG tCCCACCGGCGTCAGCACAACAAGGACAAGCCCTACAAGTGCACCAACTGCAATAAAGGATACATAGATGCGGCGAGCCTGGAGGTGCACATGTCCACGCACACTGTCAAACACGCCAGGATCTACTCCTGTGGTCTCTGCAACCGCACTTATACCTCA GAGACATATCTGGTGAAACACATGGAGAAACACAACCCAGACCAGTTGGCTGCACCAGCAGTCGTGGTAGCACAGCCAGGACAACAAAACCAGAACCAAAGCCAGGCCCAGGGCCAGGTTGGAGCTCAGAGCCGGGTAGAGAGCACAGATGGAGGATCAAGCCGTCCTGGGGGAGTTGGGAGCGGAAGACTGGGCGTAGGCCAGCAGGGACAGAGCCAGAGCAACTATCCCCAGACAGAAAACATCTCCTGTCCATTTGACCTGCACCAGTATAAGACAGTGTCTGCCAGTGACATCCAGTACAAACCAGTCAATGTGGCTGACATTACTTCCCACAAGGACCTCTGTCTCACTGTGTCAGCATCCACCATTCAAGTGGAGCACCTCAACTCTTAG
- the znf384b gene encoding zinc finger protein 384b isoform X4 — protein MMEDSHFNSSYFWSPVPTMPGQIENAMFLNKVKEQQEKSASFSPSSASHYQTALLTIPTPGAKTDGGGQVGSAAHLHPPHSTQNITVLPVPSTGIMTAAGLVITTPQGTLVSPTSSQSFVSGHPATTMIVSALHSPDKKEGDGTSHLVVMPAPSKRGRKKKTAMSRVGPVGGPGNETLILAHLTAGGQHHSGDPYDLSNEEEDHGPKDSTKTYRCRMCAATFFSKSDMQIHSKSHTEAKPHKCPHCAKSFANSSYLAQHIRIHSGAKPYTCSYCQKSFRQLSHLQQHTRNHTESKPHKCPHCTKSFANSSYLAQHVRIHTGVKPYTCSYCQKCFRQLSHLQQHNRIHTGDRPYKCTHPGCEKSFTQLSNLQSHRRQHNKDKPYKCTNCNKGYIDAASLEVHMSTHTVKHARIYSCGLCNRTYTSETYLVKHMEKHNPDQLAAPAVVVAQPGQQNQNQSQAQGQVGAQSRVESTDGGSSRPGGVGSGRLGVGQQGQSQSNYPQTENISCPFDLHQYKTVSASDIQYKPVNVADITSHKDLCLTVSASTIQVEHLNS, from the exons ATGATGGAAGATTCTCATTTCAATTCATCATATTTTTGGTCTCCTGTACCCACTATGCCAGGACAG ATTGAGAATGCCATGTTCCTGAACAAGGTGAAAGAGCAACAGGAAAAGAGtgcttccttctctccttcctctgcatCCCACTACCAAACAGCTCTTCTCACCATCCCCACTCCTGGGGCCAAGACAGATGGAGGAGGGCAGGTTGGTAGTGCGGCCCACCTCCACCCTCCTCACAGCACCCAGAACATCACGGTGCTCCCTGTCCCCTCCACAGGCATCATGACAGCAG CGGGTCTGGTCATCACAACTCCTCAGGGAACACTAGtttctcccacctcctctcAGTCGTTTGTCTCTGGTCATCCGGCAACAACCATGATTGTTTCAGCACTCCACTCCCCAG ACAAAAAAGAAGGGGATGGGACGTCCCACCTTGTCGTGATGCCAGCGCCCTCGAAACGAGgcagaaagaagaagacagcAATGTCCCGGGTCGGTCCGGTGGGTGGACCAGGAAATGAAACGCTCATACTGGCTCATCTGACAGCTGGCGGCCAG CATCACAGTGGAGACCCCTATGACCTGTCTAATGAAGAGGAAGACCATGGCCCAAAAGATAGCACTAAGACATACAG GTGCCGGATGTGTGCGGCGACCTTCTTCAGTAAGTCTGATATGCAGATCCACTCCAAGTCGCACACAGAGGCCAAACCTCACAAGTGTCCTCACTGCGCCAAGTCATTCGCCAACTCCAGCTACCTGGCCCAGCACATCCGCATCCACAGCGGGGCCAAGCCTTACACCTGCTCCTACTGCCAGAAATCTTTCAGGCAGCTCAGTCACTTACAGCAGCACACACG AAATCATACAGAGTCAAAGCCTCACAAGTGTCCCCATTGTACCAAGTCATTTGCCAACTCTAGCTACTTGGCCCAGCATGTCCGCATCCACACCGGAGTGAAACCCTACACCTGTTCCTACTGCCAAAAGTGCTTCAGACAGCTCAGTCACCTTCAGCAACACAACAG GATTCACACCGGAGATCGGCCATACAAGTGCACCCATCCAGGCTGTGAGAAATCTTTCACGCAACTTTCAAATTTACAG tCCCACCGGCGTCAGCACAACAAGGACAAGCCCTACAAGTGCACCAACTGCAATAAAGGATACATAGATGCGGCGAGCCTGGAGGTGCACATGTCCACGCACACTGTCAAACACGCCAGGATCTACTCCTGTGGTCTCTGCAACCGCACTTATACCTCA GAGACATATCTGGTGAAACACATGGAGAAACACAACCCAGACCAGTTGGCTGCACCAGCAGTCGTGGTAGCACAGCCAGGACAACAAAACCAGAACCAAAGCCAGGCCCAGGGCCAGGTTGGAGCTCAGAGCCGGGTAGAGAGCACAGATGGAGGATCAAGCCGTCCTGGGGGAGTTGGGAGCGGAAGACTGGGCGTAGGCCAGCAGGGACAGAGCCAGAGCAACTATCCCCAGACAGAAAACATCTCCTGTCCATTTGACCTGCACCAGTATAAGACAGTGTCTGCCAGTGACATCCAGTACAAACCAGTCAATGTGGCTGACATTACTTCCCACAAGGACCTCTGTCTCACTGTGTCAGCATCCACCATTCAAGTGGAGCACCTCAACTCTTAG
- the znf384b gene encoding zinc finger protein 384b isoform X2, which produces MMEDSHFNSSYFWSPVPTMPGQIENAMFLNKVKEQQEKSASFSPSSASHYQTALLTIPTPGAKTDGGGQVGSAAHLHPPHSTQNITVLPVPSTGIMTAAGLVITTPQGTLVSPTSSQSFVSGHPATTMIVSALHSPDKKEGDGTSHLVVMPAPSKRGRKKKTAMSRVGPVGGPGNETLILAHLTAGGQHHSGDPYDLSNEEEDHGPKDSTKTYRCRMCAATFFSKSDMQIHSKSHTEAKPHKCPHCAKSFANSSYLAQHIRIHSGAKPYTCSYCQKSFRQLSHLQQHTRNHTESKPHKCPHCTKSFANSSYLAQHVRIHTGVKPYTCSYCQKCFRQLSHLQQHNRIHTGDRPYKCTHPGCEKSFTQLSNLQSHRRQHNKDKPYKCTNCNKGYIDAASLEVHMSTHTVKHARIYSCGLCNRTYTSVRQMSISVEHFYMKHYESPHWQQTPGSYFTPCSHVFTLSPLSILPSSQETYLVKHMEKHNPDQLAAPAVVVAQPGQQNQNQSQAQGQVGAQSRVESTDGGSSRPGGVGSGRLGVGQQGQSQSNYPQTENISCPFDLHQYKTVSASDIQYKPVNVADITSHKDLCLTVSASTIQVEHLNS; this is translated from the exons ATGATGGAAGATTCTCATTTCAATTCATCATATTTTTGGTCTCCTGTACCCACTATGCCAGGACAG ATTGAGAATGCCATGTTCCTGAACAAGGTGAAAGAGCAACAGGAAAAGAGtgcttccttctctccttcctctgcatCCCACTACCAAACAGCTCTTCTCACCATCCCCACTCCTGGGGCCAAGACAGATGGAGGAGGGCAGGTTGGTAGTGCGGCCCACCTCCACCCTCCTCACAGCACCCAGAACATCACGGTGCTCCCTGTCCCCTCCACAGGCATCATGACAGCAG CGGGTCTGGTCATCACAACTCCTCAGGGAACACTAGtttctcccacctcctctcAGTCGTTTGTCTCTGGTCATCCGGCAACAACCATGATTGTTTCAGCACTCCACTCCCCAG ACAAAAAAGAAGGGGATGGGACGTCCCACCTTGTCGTGATGCCAGCGCCCTCGAAACGAGgcagaaagaagaagacagcAATGTCCCGGGTCGGTCCGGTGGGTGGACCAGGAAATGAAACGCTCATACTGGCTCATCTGACAGCTGGCGGCCAG CATCACAGTGGAGACCCCTATGACCTGTCTAATGAAGAGGAAGACCATGGCCCAAAAGATAGCACTAAGACATACAG GTGCCGGATGTGTGCGGCGACCTTCTTCAGTAAGTCTGATATGCAGATCCACTCCAAGTCGCACACAGAGGCCAAACCTCACAAGTGTCCTCACTGCGCCAAGTCATTCGCCAACTCCAGCTACCTGGCCCAGCACATCCGCATCCACAGCGGGGCCAAGCCTTACACCTGCTCCTACTGCCAGAAATCTTTCAGGCAGCTCAGTCACTTACAGCAGCACACACG AAATCATACAGAGTCAAAGCCTCACAAGTGTCCCCATTGTACCAAGTCATTTGCCAACTCTAGCTACTTGGCCCAGCATGTCCGCATCCACACCGGAGTGAAACCCTACACCTGTTCCTACTGCCAAAAGTGCTTCAGACAGCTCAGTCACCTTCAGCAACACAACAG GATTCACACCGGAGATCGGCCATACAAGTGCACCCATCCAGGCTGTGAGAAATCTTTCACGCAACTTTCAAATTTACAG tCCCACCGGCGTCAGCACAACAAGGACAAGCCCTACAAGTGCACCAACTGCAATAAAGGATACATAGATGCGGCGAGCCTGGAGGTGCACATGTCCACGCACACTGTCAAACACGCCAGGATCTACTCCTGTGGTCTCTGCAACCGCACTTATACCTCAGTAAGACAAATGTCCATTTCTGTAGAGCATTTCTACATGAAACACTATGAATCGCCTCACTGGCAACAGACACCTGGCAGCTACTTTACACCGTGTAGTCATGTGTTCACTCTTTCCCCTCTATCTATCCTCCCCTCATCTCAGGAGACATATCTGGTGAAACACATGGAGAAACACAACCCAGACCAGTTGGCTGCACCAGCAGTCGTGGTAGCACAGCCAGGACAACAAAACCAGAACCAAAGCCAGGCCCAGGGCCAGGTTGGAGCTCAGAGCCGGGTAGAGAGCACAGATGGAGGATCAAGCCGTCCTGGGGGAGTTGGGAGCGGAAGACTGGGCGTAGGCCAGCAGGGACAGAGCCAGAGCAACTATCCCCAGACAGAAAACATCTCCTGTCCATTTGACCTGCACCAGTATAAGACAGTGTCTGCCAGTGACATCCAGTACAAACCAGTCAATGTGGCTGACATTACTTCCCACAAGGACCTCTGTCTCACTGTGTCAGCATCCACCATTCAAGTGGAGCACCTCAACTCTTAG
- the znf384b gene encoding zinc finger protein 384b isoform X5: MMEDSHFNSSYFWSPVPTMPGQIENAMFLNKVKEQQEKSASFSPSSASHYQTALLTIPTPGAKTDGGGQVGSAAHLHPPHSTQNITVLPVPSTGIMTAAGLVITTPQGTLVSPTSSQSFVSGHPATTMIVSALHSPDKKEGDGTSHLVVMPAPSKRGRKKKTAMSRVGPVGGPGNETLILAHLTAGGQVASLQHHSGDPYDLSNEEEDHGPKDSTKTYRNHTESKPHKCPHCTKSFANSSYLAQHVRIHTGVKPYTCSYCQKCFRQLSHLQQHNRIHTGDRPYKCTHPGCEKSFTQLSNLQSHRRQHNKDKPYKCTNCNKGYIDAASLEVHMSTHTVKHARIYSCGLCNRTYTSETYLVKHMEKHNPDQLAAPAVVVAQPGQQNQNQSQAQGQVGAQSRVESTDGGSSRPGGVGSGRLGVGQQGQSQSNYPQTENISCPFDLHQYKTVSASDIQYKPVNVADITSHKDLCLTVSASTIQVEHLNS, translated from the exons ATGATGGAAGATTCTCATTTCAATTCATCATATTTTTGGTCTCCTGTACCCACTATGCCAGGACAG ATTGAGAATGCCATGTTCCTGAACAAGGTGAAAGAGCAACAGGAAAAGAGtgcttccttctctccttcctctgcatCCCACTACCAAACAGCTCTTCTCACCATCCCCACTCCTGGGGCCAAGACAGATGGAGGAGGGCAGGTTGGTAGTGCGGCCCACCTCCACCCTCCTCACAGCACCCAGAACATCACGGTGCTCCCTGTCCCCTCCACAGGCATCATGACAGCAG CGGGTCTGGTCATCACAACTCCTCAGGGAACACTAGtttctcccacctcctctcAGTCGTTTGTCTCTGGTCATCCGGCAACAACCATGATTGTTTCAGCACTCCACTCCCCAG ACAAAAAAGAAGGGGATGGGACGTCCCACCTTGTCGTGATGCCAGCGCCCTCGAAACGAGgcagaaagaagaagacagcAATGTCCCGGGTCGGTCCGGTGGGTGGACCAGGAAATGAAACGCTCATACTGGCTCATCTGACAGCTGGCGGCCAG gTGGCATCTTTGCAGCATCACAGTGGAGACCCCTATGACCTGTCTAATGAAGAGGAAGACCATGGCCCAAAAGATAGCACTAAGACATACAG AAATCATACAGAGTCAAAGCCTCACAAGTGTCCCCATTGTACCAAGTCATTTGCCAACTCTAGCTACTTGGCCCAGCATGTCCGCATCCACACCGGAGTGAAACCCTACACCTGTTCCTACTGCCAAAAGTGCTTCAGACAGCTCAGTCACCTTCAGCAACACAACAG GATTCACACCGGAGATCGGCCATACAAGTGCACCCATCCAGGCTGTGAGAAATCTTTCACGCAACTTTCAAATTTACAG tCCCACCGGCGTCAGCACAACAAGGACAAGCCCTACAAGTGCACCAACTGCAATAAAGGATACATAGATGCGGCGAGCCTGGAGGTGCACATGTCCACGCACACTGTCAAACACGCCAGGATCTACTCCTGTGGTCTCTGCAACCGCACTTATACCTCA GAGACATATCTGGTGAAACACATGGAGAAACACAACCCAGACCAGTTGGCTGCACCAGCAGTCGTGGTAGCACAGCCAGGACAACAAAACCAGAACCAAAGCCAGGCCCAGGGCCAGGTTGGAGCTCAGAGCCGGGTAGAGAGCACAGATGGAGGATCAAGCCGTCCTGGGGGAGTTGGGAGCGGAAGACTGGGCGTAGGCCAGCAGGGACAGAGCCAGAGCAACTATCCCCAGACAGAAAACATCTCCTGTCCATTTGACCTGCACCAGTATAAGACAGTGTCTGCCAGTGACATCCAGTACAAACCAGTCAATGTGGCTGACATTACTTCCCACAAGGACCTCTGTCTCACTGTGTCAGCATCCACCATTCAAGTGGAGCACCTCAACTCTTAG
- the znf384b gene encoding zinc finger protein 384b isoform X1, producing MMEDSHFNSSYFWSPVPTMPGQIENAMFLNKVKEQQEKSASFSPSSASHYQTALLTIPTPGAKTDGGGQVGSAAHLHPPHSTQNITVLPVPSTGIMTAAGLVITTPQGTLVSPTSSQSFVSGHPATTMIVSALHSPDKKEGDGTSHLVVMPAPSKRGRKKKTAMSRVGPVGGPGNETLILAHLTAGGQVASLQHHSGDPYDLSNEEEDHGPKDSTKTYRCRMCAATFFSKSDMQIHSKSHTEAKPHKCPHCAKSFANSSYLAQHIRIHSGAKPYTCSYCQKSFRQLSHLQQHTRNHTESKPHKCPHCTKSFANSSYLAQHVRIHTGVKPYTCSYCQKCFRQLSHLQQHNRIHTGDRPYKCTHPGCEKSFTQLSNLQSHRRQHNKDKPYKCTNCNKGYIDAASLEVHMSTHTVKHARIYSCGLCNRTYTSVRQMSISVEHFYMKHYESPHWQQTPGSYFTPCSHVFTLSPLSILPSSQETYLVKHMEKHNPDQLAAPAVVVAQPGQQNQNQSQAQGQVGAQSRVESTDGGSSRPGGVGSGRLGVGQQGQSQSNYPQTENISCPFDLHQYKTVSASDIQYKPVNVADITSHKDLCLTVSASTIQVEHLNS from the exons ATGATGGAAGATTCTCATTTCAATTCATCATATTTTTGGTCTCCTGTACCCACTATGCCAGGACAG ATTGAGAATGCCATGTTCCTGAACAAGGTGAAAGAGCAACAGGAAAAGAGtgcttccttctctccttcctctgcatCCCACTACCAAACAGCTCTTCTCACCATCCCCACTCCTGGGGCCAAGACAGATGGAGGAGGGCAGGTTGGTAGTGCGGCCCACCTCCACCCTCCTCACAGCACCCAGAACATCACGGTGCTCCCTGTCCCCTCCACAGGCATCATGACAGCAG CGGGTCTGGTCATCACAACTCCTCAGGGAACACTAGtttctcccacctcctctcAGTCGTTTGTCTCTGGTCATCCGGCAACAACCATGATTGTTTCAGCACTCCACTCCCCAG ACAAAAAAGAAGGGGATGGGACGTCCCACCTTGTCGTGATGCCAGCGCCCTCGAAACGAGgcagaaagaagaagacagcAATGTCCCGGGTCGGTCCGGTGGGTGGACCAGGAAATGAAACGCTCATACTGGCTCATCTGACAGCTGGCGGCCAG gTGGCATCTTTGCAGCATCACAGTGGAGACCCCTATGACCTGTCTAATGAAGAGGAAGACCATGGCCCAAAAGATAGCACTAAGACATACAG GTGCCGGATGTGTGCGGCGACCTTCTTCAGTAAGTCTGATATGCAGATCCACTCCAAGTCGCACACAGAGGCCAAACCTCACAAGTGTCCTCACTGCGCCAAGTCATTCGCCAACTCCAGCTACCTGGCCCAGCACATCCGCATCCACAGCGGGGCCAAGCCTTACACCTGCTCCTACTGCCAGAAATCTTTCAGGCAGCTCAGTCACTTACAGCAGCACACACG AAATCATACAGAGTCAAAGCCTCACAAGTGTCCCCATTGTACCAAGTCATTTGCCAACTCTAGCTACTTGGCCCAGCATGTCCGCATCCACACCGGAGTGAAACCCTACACCTGTTCCTACTGCCAAAAGTGCTTCAGACAGCTCAGTCACCTTCAGCAACACAACAG GATTCACACCGGAGATCGGCCATACAAGTGCACCCATCCAGGCTGTGAGAAATCTTTCACGCAACTTTCAAATTTACAG tCCCACCGGCGTCAGCACAACAAGGACAAGCCCTACAAGTGCACCAACTGCAATAAAGGATACATAGATGCGGCGAGCCTGGAGGTGCACATGTCCACGCACACTGTCAAACACGCCAGGATCTACTCCTGTGGTCTCTGCAACCGCACTTATACCTCAGTAAGACAAATGTCCATTTCTGTAGAGCATTTCTACATGAAACACTATGAATCGCCTCACTGGCAACAGACACCTGGCAGCTACTTTACACCGTGTAGTCATGTGTTCACTCTTTCCCCTCTATCTATCCTCCCCTCATCTCAGGAGACATATCTGGTGAAACACATGGAGAAACACAACCCAGACCAGTTGGCTGCACCAGCAGTCGTGGTAGCACAGCCAGGACAACAAAACCAGAACCAAAGCCAGGCCCAGGGCCAGGTTGGAGCTCAGAGCCGGGTAGAGAGCACAGATGGAGGATCAAGCCGTCCTGGGGGAGTTGGGAGCGGAAGACTGGGCGTAGGCCAGCAGGGACAGAGCCAGAGCAACTATCCCCAGACAGAAAACATCTCCTGTCCATTTGACCTGCACCAGTATAAGACAGTGTCTGCCAGTGACATCCAGTACAAACCAGTCAATGTGGCTGACATTACTTCCCACAAGGACCTCTGTCTCACTGTGTCAGCATCCACCATTCAAGTGGAGCACCTCAACTCTTAG
- the znf384b gene encoding zinc finger protein 384b isoform X6: MMEDSHFNSSYFWSPVPTMPGQIENAMFLNKVKEQQEKSASFSPSSASHYQTALLTIPTPGAKTDGGGQVGSAAHLHPPHSTQNITVLPVPSTGIMTAAGLVITTPQGTLVSPTSSQSFVSGHPATTMIVSALHSPDKKEGDGTSHLVVMPAPSKRGRKKKTAMSRVGPVGGPGNETLILAHLTAGGQHHSGDPYDLSNEEEDHGPKDSTKTYRNHTESKPHKCPHCTKSFANSSYLAQHVRIHTGVKPYTCSYCQKCFRQLSHLQQHNRIHTGDRPYKCTHPGCEKSFTQLSNLQSHRRQHNKDKPYKCTNCNKGYIDAASLEVHMSTHTVKHARIYSCGLCNRTYTSETYLVKHMEKHNPDQLAAPAVVVAQPGQQNQNQSQAQGQVGAQSRVESTDGGSSRPGGVGSGRLGVGQQGQSQSNYPQTENISCPFDLHQYKTVSASDIQYKPVNVADITSHKDLCLTVSASTIQVEHLNS, translated from the exons ATGATGGAAGATTCTCATTTCAATTCATCATATTTTTGGTCTCCTGTACCCACTATGCCAGGACAG ATTGAGAATGCCATGTTCCTGAACAAGGTGAAAGAGCAACAGGAAAAGAGtgcttccttctctccttcctctgcatCCCACTACCAAACAGCTCTTCTCACCATCCCCACTCCTGGGGCCAAGACAGATGGAGGAGGGCAGGTTGGTAGTGCGGCCCACCTCCACCCTCCTCACAGCACCCAGAACATCACGGTGCTCCCTGTCCCCTCCACAGGCATCATGACAGCAG CGGGTCTGGTCATCACAACTCCTCAGGGAACACTAGtttctcccacctcctctcAGTCGTTTGTCTCTGGTCATCCGGCAACAACCATGATTGTTTCAGCACTCCACTCCCCAG ACAAAAAAGAAGGGGATGGGACGTCCCACCTTGTCGTGATGCCAGCGCCCTCGAAACGAGgcagaaagaagaagacagcAATGTCCCGGGTCGGTCCGGTGGGTGGACCAGGAAATGAAACGCTCATACTGGCTCATCTGACAGCTGGCGGCCAG CATCACAGTGGAGACCCCTATGACCTGTCTAATGAAGAGGAAGACCATGGCCCAAAAGATAGCACTAAGACATACAG AAATCATACAGAGTCAAAGCCTCACAAGTGTCCCCATTGTACCAAGTCATTTGCCAACTCTAGCTACTTGGCCCAGCATGTCCGCATCCACACCGGAGTGAAACCCTACACCTGTTCCTACTGCCAAAAGTGCTTCAGACAGCTCAGTCACCTTCAGCAACACAACAG GATTCACACCGGAGATCGGCCATACAAGTGCACCCATCCAGGCTGTGAGAAATCTTTCACGCAACTTTCAAATTTACAG tCCCACCGGCGTCAGCACAACAAGGACAAGCCCTACAAGTGCACCAACTGCAATAAAGGATACATAGATGCGGCGAGCCTGGAGGTGCACATGTCCACGCACACTGTCAAACACGCCAGGATCTACTCCTGTGGTCTCTGCAACCGCACTTATACCTCA GAGACATATCTGGTGAAACACATGGAGAAACACAACCCAGACCAGTTGGCTGCACCAGCAGTCGTGGTAGCACAGCCAGGACAACAAAACCAGAACCAAAGCCAGGCCCAGGGCCAGGTTGGAGCTCAGAGCCGGGTAGAGAGCACAGATGGAGGATCAAGCCGTCCTGGGGGAGTTGGGAGCGGAAGACTGGGCGTAGGCCAGCAGGGACAGAGCCAGAGCAACTATCCCCAGACAGAAAACATCTCCTGTCCATTTGACCTGCACCAGTATAAGACAGTGTCTGCCAGTGACATCCAGTACAAACCAGTCAATGTGGCTGACATTACTTCCCACAAGGACCTCTGTCTCACTGTGTCAGCATCCACCATTCAAGTGGAGCACCTCAACTCTTAG